The proteins below come from a single Natrinema sp. SYSU A 869 genomic window:
- a CDS encoding ABC transporter permease, giving the protein MLGRAIVRTRAVVGLAVAQLRRSPGRTVLTVLAVMLAVLSVTVLASLGVGVVEKGEKGLDRANRDIWVSSDPVDPAASGTENPIVGSHGMAAEMTARDDIRTASPIAMYDVYIGTNASELERRPAVGVQQTHEGFDFRTGSGFEVDEEAAAGPPPEEPTTNEIVIDPRVADAMNVSVGDTIYVGTSRQTAEAHEFTVVGTAGYYSQYLSSPTVTMPLGDVQAVAGTSGTDRATFITADVADDANRDAVASDLSEEYPEYDVRTSDEQVESMIEERTIVLASGATLVGLAIVGGVVLTANLFALVAHQQREQLAALRAIGLSRRVLAGTIGAQGLVIGLVGGLAGLAATPLAVLGLNRFSASVLGFENLLQTPLEVYLGGFALALVVGTVVAIVAGWRAGRYARIEHLEA; this is encoded by the coding sequence ATGCTGGGACGAGCGATCGTCAGAACCCGCGCCGTCGTCGGGCTTGCAGTCGCACAGCTCCGTCGGTCACCCGGTCGAACGGTCCTGACAGTCCTCGCGGTCATGCTGGCCGTGCTCTCGGTGACGGTGCTCGCGAGCCTCGGCGTCGGCGTCGTCGAGAAGGGTGAGAAGGGACTGGATCGGGCCAACCGGGACATCTGGGTCTCGAGCGATCCGGTCGATCCGGCTGCGAGCGGCACCGAGAACCCGATCGTGGGCTCCCACGGGATGGCTGCCGAAATGACTGCTCGGGACGACATCCGGACCGCCTCTCCGATCGCGATGTACGACGTCTATATCGGAACGAACGCCTCGGAGCTGGAACGCAGGCCCGCGGTCGGTGTCCAGCAGACCCACGAGGGGTTCGATTTCCGAACGGGGAGCGGGTTCGAGGTCGACGAGGAGGCCGCCGCGGGTCCTCCGCCCGAGGAGCCGACGACCAACGAGATCGTAATCGATCCACGCGTCGCCGACGCAATGAACGTCTCCGTCGGCGACACGATCTATGTCGGGACGAGCAGGCAGACGGCCGAGGCCCACGAGTTCACCGTCGTCGGGACCGCCGGCTACTACTCGCAGTATCTGAGCTCGCCCACGGTGACGATGCCACTGGGGGACGTACAGGCTGTCGCCGGCACGTCGGGAACCGATCGGGCAACGTTCATCACCGCGGACGTGGCGGACGACGCCAACCGAGATGCCGTCGCGAGCGACCTCAGTGAGGAGTACCCCGAGTACGACGTGCGAACCAGCGACGAACAGGTCGAGTCGATGATCGAAGAGCGGACGATCGTCCTCGCGAGCGGCGCGACGCTGGTCGGCCTCGCCATCGTCGGCGGCGTCGTCCTGACGGCGAACCTGTTCGCGCTCGTGGCCCATCAGCAGCGCGAGCAACTCGCAGCACTCCGTGCGATCGGCCTGTCCCGGCGAGTCCTCGCCGGCACGATCGGCGCACAGGGGCTCGTTATCGGCCTGGTCGGTGGACTTGCCGGCCTCGCGGCGACGCCGCTGGCCGTGCTCGGACTGAACCGGTTCTCGGCCTCAGTGCTTGGCTTCGAGAACCTCTTGCAGACACCGCTCGAGGTCTATCTCGGCGGCTTTGCGCTCGCACTCGTCGTCGGCACGGTCGTCGCGATCGTCGCTGGCTGGCGAGCGGGCCGCTACGCCCGCATCGAACACCTCGAGGCCTGA
- a CDS encoding ABC transporter permease produces MSDEADDLPTDAGSRRRTRWRGVVGLTFSRWWQRATRTTTGRIASTIAAVALTIALLVVVTGVALALADGGVANKDDADVRITPEESGTLSSVDGVEGPRLGATNERAATIRSRDGVEHASPVLVETARLESTDGDPRPVRLIGIVPDEESRTVAGLSTTALESGDPHYANGSYDGPRNGEIVLSPTAAERLDATAGDELSVSMGGTERASEANPSVTVAAVADEGAGGGGAPIALVHLSELQSFSGADNGELADRLLLWGDSEAAQLAAADTYPAAAVEVAGGTDPSTLFEDGLAFATSVIALLVGVTICASFVATTMGMTVDEDRRTLAVLESVGFPTHSRLAIVVVSTGITTLVGSIVGIGLGMAGIVAVNAVAGATVAPGAVAHFHPVFVPYAIVVALVAGLVAVPYPLAVAARTSVLEEVGR; encoded by the coding sequence ATGTCCGATGAGGCCGACGACCTGCCTACGGACGCCGGTTCGCGGCGTCGGACGCGCTGGCGAGGGGTCGTCGGACTGACTTTCTCCAGGTGGTGGCAACGCGCGACGCGAACAACGACGGGCCGAATCGCGTCGACAATCGCTGCCGTCGCACTGACGATAGCGCTTCTGGTCGTCGTGACGGGCGTCGCGCTGGCGCTCGCCGACGGTGGCGTGGCGAACAAGGACGACGCGGACGTCCGGATCACGCCCGAGGAGAGCGGGACGCTGTCGTCCGTCGACGGCGTCGAGGGGCCGCGGCTCGGTGCGACCAACGAGCGGGCCGCGACGATCCGCTCGCGGGACGGCGTCGAGCACGCCTCGCCGGTGTTGGTCGAGACGGCGCGACTCGAGTCGACGGACGGCGATCCCCGTCCCGTCCGGCTGATCGGTATCGTGCCGGACGAGGAGTCGCGGACCGTCGCGGGGCTGTCGACGACGGCCCTCGAGTCGGGAGATCCCCACTACGCGAACGGGAGCTACGACGGGCCGCGAAACGGGGAGATCGTCCTCTCTCCGACCGCCGCGGAGCGACTCGATGCCACCGCGGGCGACGAACTCTCCGTCTCGATGGGCGGCACGGAACGGGCCAGCGAAGCGAACCCCTCGGTGACGGTGGCGGCCGTCGCGGACGAGGGGGCGGGCGGTGGCGGTGCCCCGATCGCGCTGGTTCACCTGAGCGAACTCCAGTCGTTCTCGGGCGCCGACAACGGCGAACTCGCCGATCGGCTGCTGCTCTGGGGCGATTCCGAGGCGGCGCAGTTGGCTGCCGCCGACACCTACCCCGCCGCGGCGGTCGAGGTGGCTGGTGGCACCGATCCGTCGACGCTGTTCGAAGACGGCCTGGCGTTCGCGACGAGCGTGATCGCGCTGCTGGTCGGCGTGACCATCTGTGCGTCGTTCGTCGCGACGACCATGGGAATGACTGTCGACGAGGACCGGCGCACCCTCGCCGTCCTCGAGTCGGTCGGCTTCCCAACTCACAGCCGGCTCGCCATCGTTGTGGTGTCGACAGGGATCACGACGCTGGTGGGATCGATCGTCGGTATCGGACTCGGCATGGCCGGGATCGTCGCCGTCAACGCCGTCGCCGGTGCGACCGTCGCACCGGGCGCGGTCGCCCACTTCCACCCGGTGTTCGTCCCGTACGCGATCGTCGTCGCTCTCGTCGCGGGGCTGGTCGCCGTTCCCTACCCGCTGGCCGTGGCCGCGCGAACGTCCGTCCTCGAGGAGGTGGGCCGATAA
- a CDS encoding zinc ribbon domain-containing protein has product MSKITFRADDDLVEQLEDLEASKSEAMREALRSYLEGNEPARSGRDRSDQHSDGEGAIDELVRKRVDERLETRLRELGLEHTSAREPTADSQDINVSISLEGATQSDERVQIDDGRTRETTSQLTEDQQSTRARELSDTQSSEGSVQCNQCGDQLDGDHVYCPNCGEKASRRLFCDCGDEVRSDWSFCPGCGRRTPAADVLESDKQQY; this is encoded by the coding sequence ATGAGCAAGATCACGTTCCGCGCCGACGACGACCTCGTCGAGCAACTCGAGGACTTAGAGGCCTCCAAGAGTGAAGCAATGCGGGAGGCGCTGCGGTCGTATCTCGAGGGCAACGAGCCGGCGCGGAGCGGTAGGGACCGTTCGGACCAGCACAGCGATGGAGAGGGAGCCATCGACGAACTGGTTCGGAAACGGGTCGACGAGCGACTCGAGACACGATTGCGGGAACTCGGACTCGAGCACACGAGCGCGCGAGAACCGACGGCTGACTCGCAGGACATCAACGTCAGCATCTCGCTCGAGGGGGCGACGCAGTCCGACGAACGGGTCCAGATCGACGACGGGCGCACGCGAGAGACGACGAGCCAGTTGACCGAGGACCAGCAATCGACGCGGGCGCGCGAGCTGTCGGACACACAATCCAGCGAGGGAAGCGTCCAGTGCAACCAGTGTGGTGACCAACTCGACGGCGACCACGTCTACTGCCCCAATTGCGGCGAAAAAGCCTCGCGACGGCTGTTTTGTGACTGCGGCGACGAGGTCCGGTCGGACTGGTCGTTCTGTCCCGGCTGTGGTCGTCGGACACCTGCAGCGGACGTCCTCGAGTCAGACAAGCAACAGTACTGA
- a CDS encoding polysaccharide deacetylase family protein, whose product MKRRTYLGVAAAAVLAGCSSTEEAEDESPENGSSEAGTDDEAESGDGARANAFDDFENLDEWEERIGSLSADADRSYTGSQSARLEAEDGDDQVRIVRELSEPRDLSGTRPGLAMATEEEADVVVQVIDEDGDRLEFRQRTHAGTPLVQCNFGISDIDGDPDLSAVSEIQLLRWTGEDDKGSVWVDDLQFVDAPETGQVMLQFDGGYESDYTRALPILEEYDYPAVSFIMTGRIRDDDGDEGDHLVRDQLTALADAGWTIGSHSAHGADLTNLSADRDPETEVGDAVEWLEDEGSKRAHSTSRTRTVGTTGTCSRPSRRTTTSRSPVAIRPRGPPRTRTSARGLPVSTPTRRVRYSNSPPKWAASRRLPSVNSMTTPSRYSRRRSVISTSSNRPANSR is encoded by the coding sequence ATGAAACGACGAACATATCTCGGCGTTGCCGCGGCGGCCGTGCTCGCGGGCTGTTCGAGCACCGAAGAGGCAGAGGACGAGTCCCCGGAGAACGGGAGCAGCGAGGCCGGAACCGACGACGAAGCTGAGTCGGGCGACGGGGCGAGAGCCAACGCGTTCGACGACTTCGAGAACCTCGACGAGTGGGAAGAACGGATTGGTTCCCTCTCGGCGGATGCCGATCGATCGTATACCGGGTCCCAATCCGCGAGACTCGAGGCAGAGGACGGAGACGATCAGGTCAGAATTGTTCGGGAACTGTCCGAGCCCCGCGATCTCTCGGGGACCCGACCGGGGCTCGCGATGGCGACGGAGGAGGAGGCCGATGTCGTCGTCCAGGTGATCGACGAGGACGGCGACCGGCTCGAGTTCCGACAGCGAACGCACGCCGGAACGCCGCTCGTGCAGTGTAACTTCGGGATCAGCGATATCGACGGCGACCCGGATCTCAGTGCCGTGAGCGAAATCCAACTCCTCCGCTGGACGGGCGAGGATGACAAAGGGTCGGTGTGGGTCGACGACCTCCAATTCGTCGACGCGCCGGAGACCGGACAGGTCATGCTCCAGTTCGATGGCGGCTACGAATCGGACTATACGCGTGCACTGCCGATCCTCGAGGAATACGACTATCCCGCAGTATCGTTCATTATGACGGGTCGGATCCGCGATGACGACGGCGACGAGGGCGACCACCTCGTTCGCGATCAGCTGACGGCACTCGCCGACGCTGGGTGGACGATCGGGAGTCACTCGGCACACGGGGCCGACCTCACCAATCTCTCGGCGGATCGCGACCCCGAGACGGAAGTCGGCGACGCCGTGGAGTGGCTCGAGGACGAGGGTTCGAAGAGGGCGCACAGTACTTCTCGTACCCGTACGGTCGGTACGACGGGGACGTGCTCGAGGCCGTCACGACGCACCACGACCTCGCGTTCGCCGGTCGCTATCCGTCCCAGGGGGCCGCCACGAACCCGCACCTCTGCTCGCGGGTTACCGGTCTCGACGCCAACGAGGCGCGTTCGATACTCGAACTCACCGCCGAAATGGGCGGCGTCACGTCGCTTGCCTTCGGTGAACTCGATGACGACGCCGAGTCGGTACTCGAGGAGACGGTCGGTCATCTCGACGAGCTCGAATCGGCCGGCGAACTCGAGGTGA
- a CDS encoding protein sorting system archaetidylserine decarboxylase: MNFAPGAWKYAILPLLAAPFAIIISVTASLVALAVGAATLAFFRDPERSPPPTGVVSPADGNVSVLREEGNRVRLGVFMNVWHVHVVRAPFAGRVTDVEHVSGANRPAFSKESDRNERVHVRLETESPNLPSDGDEAATIADDGGEPVATDSETRTADETPTAHPDEPDSDAEVTLIAGAFARRIHPYAERGDDIDRGDRIGHIAFGSRVDLLFPPAVDLADIAVDIGDSMTAGETVVLESSAEDLSSTFDIETDGGPDVDDRNE; the protein is encoded by the coding sequence ATGAACTTCGCGCCGGGGGCCTGGAAGTATGCTATCCTTCCGCTGCTCGCTGCCCCGTTTGCCATCATTATCAGCGTCACCGCGAGCCTCGTCGCCCTCGCAGTCGGCGCCGCCACCCTCGCCTTCTTTCGCGACCCCGAACGCTCCCCGCCGCCGACGGGCGTCGTCTCGCCGGCCGATGGAAACGTCTCCGTCCTCCGCGAGGAGGGCAACCGGGTCCGGCTCGGTGTCTTCATGAACGTCTGGCACGTCCACGTCGTCCGCGCCCCCTTCGCCGGCCGCGTCACCGACGTCGAACACGTCTCCGGCGCGAACCGACCCGCATTCTCGAAGGAGTCCGACCGCAACGAACGCGTCCACGTCCGCCTCGAGACCGAGTCTCCCAATCTCCCATCAGACGGAGACGAGGCAGCGACGATCGCGGACGACGGCGGGGAACCGGTCGCAACGGACAGCGAGACGAGGACCGCGGACGAGACCCCGACTGCACACCCCGACGAACCGGACTCGGACGCCGAAGTAACACTGATCGCCGGCGCGTTCGCCCGCCGCATCCATCCCTACGCCGAACGTGGCGACGACATCGATCGCGGCGACCGTATCGGCCACATCGCCTTCGGAAGCCGCGTCGACCTCCTCTTTCCGCCCGCAGTCGACCTTGCGGACATCGCCGTCGATATCGGTGACTCGATGACCGCCGGGGAGACCGTAGTGCTCGAGTCTTCGGCCGAGGACCTCTCCAGTACGTTCGATATCGAAACCGACGGCGGGCCCGATGTCGACGACCGAAACGAGTAG
- a CDS encoding TIGR00269 family protein, with translation MDCNRCDEEAVMHAAYSGAHLCADHFRESVEKRVRRRVRRDDLVPHDVTPENPQTWVIGLSGGKDSVVLTQILHETFAKDPRIELVGLTIHEGIEGYRDKSVDACVELCEDLEIRHELVSYEEEFGVRMDDVVEDDPENMAACAYCGVFRRDLLSEYADEYDADLLLTGHNLDDEAQTALMNILEGDVEQMAKHFDASLGPLSEREEQDEFVPRAKPLRDVPEKEVALYAHINDLPAHITECPHASEAYRGEIQQLIYDLEENHPGTRHSILSGYEELADIAAEKYAGDDGADLQECVKCGSTTTREVCRKCSLLESLV, from the coding sequence ATGGACTGTAACCGCTGTGACGAGGAGGCGGTCATGCACGCCGCCTACTCCGGGGCACACCTCTGTGCGGATCACTTCCGCGAATCGGTCGAAAAGCGGGTGCGTCGCCGGGTCCGCCGGGACGATCTCGTCCCCCACGACGTGACGCCCGAGAATCCACAGACCTGGGTGATCGGCCTCTCGGGCGGCAAGGACAGTGTCGTCCTCACACAGATCCTCCACGAGACGTTCGCCAAGGATCCCCGCATCGAACTCGTCGGGCTGACGATTCACGAGGGCATTGAGGGGTACCGAGACAAATCGGTCGATGCCTGCGTCGAACTCTGCGAGGACCTCGAGATCCGCCACGAACTCGTCAGCTACGAAGAGGAGTTCGGCGTCCGGATGGACGACGTCGTCGAGGACGACCCCGAAAACATGGCCGCCTGCGCCTACTGCGGCGTCTTCCGCCGGGATCTCCTCTCGGAGTACGCCGACGAATACGACGCCGATCTCCTCCTGACTGGCCACAATCTCGACGACGAGGCCCAGACCGCGCTCATGAACATCCTCGAGGGGGACGTCGAACAGATGGCGAAACACTTCGACGCCAGCCTCGGCCCCCTCTCCGAACGGGAGGAGCAAGACGAGTTCGTCCCGCGGGCGAAGCCGCTGCGGGACGTCCCCGAGAAGGAAGTCGCCCTCTACGCCCACATCAACGACCTCCCGGCACACATCACCGAGTGTCCGCACGCCAGCGAGGCCTACCGGGGTGAGATCCAGCAGCTTATCTACGATCTCGAGGAGAACCATCCCGGGACTCGCCACTCGATCCTCTCGGGATACGAGGAACTCGCGGATATCGCGGCCGAGAAGTACGCCGGCGACGACGGTGCTGACCTACAGGAGTGCGTCAAGTGTGGATCGACGACGACTCGAGAGGTTTGTCGGAAGTGCTCGCTGCTCGAGTCGTTAGTCTGA
- a CDS encoding ABC transporter ATP-binding protein codes for MSNQSVHGSRSSVGNRTDEREPATAARLEGVTHEYGSTGGRFRSGDERTVTALRDVSLDVPTGTIVGLEGPSGSGKSTVLHAVAGLLVPTAGSVELCETDLAALSDAERTRMRRRHIGIVFQRFHLLPSLSARANVALPLVQSGVPRAARRDRATTLLEAVGLGDRTTHLPSELSGGERQRVAIARALSTDPDVIVADEPTGELDTATGRDVLEVLTDVGRDRAVVVASHDKATLDVADRVVTLCDGRVDDVR; via the coding sequence ATGTCCAACCAATCAGTACACGGTTCGCGATCGTCAGTGGGGAATCGGACGGACGAACGCGAACCGGCGACGGCCGCTCGCCTCGAGGGAGTCACCCACGAGTACGGGTCGACGGGCGGGCGGTTCCGCTCGGGTGACGAGCGGACGGTGACTGCACTCCGGGACGTCTCTCTCGATGTCCCAACGGGGACGATCGTCGGCCTCGAGGGGCCGAGCGGGAGCGGGAAGTCGACGGTGTTACACGCGGTAGCGGGGCTGTTGGTCCCCACGGCGGGCAGCGTCGAGCTCTGCGAAACTGACCTCGCGGCGCTGTCCGACGCGGAGCGAACGCGGATGCGGCGACGCCATATCGGCATCGTCTTTCAGCGATTCCACCTCTTACCATCGCTCTCCGCTCGTGCGAACGTCGCACTGCCGCTCGTACAGTCGGGTGTTCCGCGGGCCGCCCGCCGGGACCGCGCGACAACGTTGCTCGAGGCGGTCGGGCTCGGTGACCGAACGACGCATCTCCCCAGCGAACTCAGCGGCGGCGAGCGCCAACGGGTCGCGATCGCGCGGGCGCTGTCGACGGATCCGGACGTGATCGTCGCCGATGAGCCGACGGGCGAACTCGACACGGCGACAGGCCGGGACGTTCTCGAGGTGCTGACTGACGTCGGACGCGATCGGGCGGTGGTAGTCGCCTCGCACGACAAGGCCACGCTCGATGTCGCAGATCGTGTCGTCACGCTGTGTGACGGACGGGTGGACGATGTCCGATGA
- the ftsZ gene encoding cell division protein FtsZ, which yields MQDIVQDALENAEEEAQKMDAPMDGDDEFGEPRIVIVGAGGAGNNTINRLYNIGVDGADTVAINTDKQHLKMIEADTKILVGKSLTNGLGAGGDPSMGERATEMAQGTIKEVLGDADLVFVTAGMGGGTGTGAAPVVSKIAKEQGAIVVGMVSTPFNVERARTVKAEEGLEKLREQADSIIVLDNNRLLDYVPNLPIGKAFSVMDQIIAETVKGISETITQPSLINLDYADMSTIMNQGGVAVMLVGETQDKNKTDEVVKDAMNHPLLDVDYRGASGGLVHITGGPDLTLKEAEGIADNITERLEASANVIWGARIQDSYKGKVRVMAIMTGVQSAQVLGPTTQKQADKSRQSIEGVTEAEFDASKNVENASSGFGAQSDGGRDEVDRQNGVDVIR from the coding sequence ATGCAGGATATCGTCCAGGACGCCTTGGAGAACGCGGAGGAAGAAGCCCAGAAGATGGACGCCCCGATGGACGGTGACGACGAGTTCGGGGAGCCCCGAATCGTGATCGTCGGTGCGGGTGGTGCCGGTAACAACACCATCAACCGGCTGTACAACATCGGTGTCGACGGTGCAGACACCGTGGCGATCAACACGGACAAACAACACCTCAAGATGATCGAGGCCGACACGAAGATTCTCGTCGGCAAATCGCTCACGAACGGGCTCGGCGCTGGCGGCGACCCGTCGATGGGCGAGCGCGCGACCGAGATGGCCCAGGGCACAATCAAGGAGGTGCTGGGCGACGCAGACCTCGTCTTCGTGACCGCCGGCATGGGCGGTGGCACCGGCACGGGTGCCGCCCCCGTCGTCTCGAAGATCGCCAAAGAGCAGGGTGCGATCGTCGTCGGAATGGTCTCGACGCCCTTTAACGTTGAGCGCGCCCGTACGGTCAAAGCCGAGGAAGGCCTCGAGAAGCTGCGCGAGCAGGCTGACTCGATCATCGTGCTGGACAACAACCGACTGCTCGACTACGTTCCGAACCTCCCGATCGGCAAGGCCTTCTCGGTGATGGACCAGATCATCGCCGAGACCGTCAAGGGAATTTCGGAGACGATCACCCAGCCATCCCTGATCAACCTAGACTACGCTGACATGTCCACGATCATGAATCAGGGCGGCGTCGCGGTGATGCTCGTCGGCGAGACCCAGGACAAGAACAAGACCGACGAGGTCGTCAAGGACGCGATGAATCATCCGTTGCTCGACGTCGACTACCGCGGTGCGTCGGGCGGACTCGTCCACATCACCGGCGGCCCCGACCTCACGCTGAAAGAGGCCGAGGGCATCGCCGACAACATCACCGAACGCCTCGAGGCCAGTGCAAACGTCATCTGGGGCGCACGAATCCAGGATTCGTACAAGGGCAAGGTGCGGGTCATGGCGATCATGACCGGCGTCCAGAGCGCACAGGTGCTCGGCCCGACGACCCAGAAGCAGGCCGACAAGTCCCGCCAGAGCATCGAGGGCGTGACCGAGGCTGAGTTCGACGCGAGCAAGAACGTCGAGAACGCCAGTTCCGGGTTCGGCGCGCAAAGCGACGGCGGCCGCGACGAAGTCGATCGACAGAACGGCGTCGACGTGATCCGGTAA
- a CDS encoding ribbon-helix-helix domain-containing protein — MERVTLRIPKQQIEEVEQLVDSGEFPNRSEAIRSAVREMINEQQDGPSEQSGKRNWAKV; from the coding sequence ATGGAGCGTGTGACACTGCGAATCCCGAAACAGCAGATCGAAGAAGTAGAACAATTAGTCGACTCGGGCGAATTCCCGAACCGAAGCGAAGCGATCCGATCGGCCGTTCGTGAGATGATCAACGAGCAACAGGACGGACCTAGTGAACAGTCCGGCAAACGCAACTGGGCTAAGGTGTAA